ACACCACTGAAGGACCATTATACATGTATGGTTGATATACTTGGTCGAGCTGGATGCCTCGATGAAGCAAAGAGTTTGATAGACAAAATGCCGATGCAGCCTGATGCTGTTGTCTGGGGATCTTTGCTTGCTGCTTGTAAAGTCCATAAGAACATTATATTAGGGAAGTATGTGGCAGAGAAGCTCTTGGAGATTGACCCTTGGAACTCTGGACCTTATGTACTTCTCTCAAACATGTATGCTGAGCTTGGTAAATGGAGGGATGTTATGAAAGTTAGGAAGCAGATGAGACAACAGGGAGTTATCAAGCAGCCGGGTTGCAGTTGGATTAAAATCCAGAGTGATTTGCATGTTTTCATGGTGAAAGATAAAAGGCATCCTCAGAGGAAGGAGATGTATTTACTTTTGAAGATGCTCACGGAACAGATGAAGAGAGCTGGGTATGTGCCAGATGCTGTTGTTCATGATGCTTCCGATGAGCAGAGTGAATCTGAATTTATCTCCTGTGACGAAGTGGAAATGCCAGCAGATGCTATTGTGGGTTGACATCAAATGCTCTGCTTTGGTATCCCATTTATCAGCATCTGATTGATTCTTCTCCTCAATTTACAAAAAGTCAAAAACTAATCTTACAATTAAGCATTAGTTACCCTCATCTCCCTGGAGGTTTAGGCAGACGACAGACACATCCCCTCTAGCTTGGAGAATTACCGAGAGCCTGGAGGGCGGCCTGTATAATTTATCCTGTAATTCATTGTTTCGAGGCATATCATATGTTCAGTCGCCCAATTCATGATATGAACAGAACTAACAGCCTTTGGCAAACATGCCCCTCTGTCTGCAGTTGGCATGCAGCGCAATTGTACCAATTGGCCCAACTATGTTGCAGTTAAATGTGCCATGTGATGATATGATTCTCGGAGCtgcttaaattaataaattaatttggtTTTAATCTACTTCAAATTTGCGCTGTTACCTTATGACTTCGTTCTTGTCATGTTCAGAACAAAACCATCACATTTTGTACTGTAAGTGTCCACCAAGCATGtacaaacaagaacaaaaacataaaccataaagagaagaagaaaaagaagaacctGGTGAATGTGTTAGAgtgcttgagagagagagaaacatatCATCATGTTTGAAATATTGCACatgaaaaccttttttttttttttttattgttttttctcaGACTTTTCACCTTTCCATGCTGTCTCAAGTAAAGTCCAAGACATGTGAACCATCTCGTCATCAAActcgggagagagagagagagagagagagagagagagagagagattttcacCATATTCTTCAGACAAGGGCATCCCTGAGCCCTCTTTGAGAGCATCTACATCTAAGAATAACATAAGAAATAAACCTGTAAACCAATATGAAGCACACCATAACAACCACATTTCTCCACCTACTATCCTCCCCATAGCCTTCTTCTCTAAGCACATCTTCTCCACTCACTTCACATGTCCCAAACATGTACTCCAAGCACTTTCCTGAGTTGGAGAACTCATTTATTAGAAACCCTTCAAACGGATACTTGAACAACGATATGTAATGCATGAAAATCCAATAACTTGGAATCCCCTGCTTTGATATGAAGTAAccagagaagagaaagaaggatCCCATGACGCCGGAAATCACGGAATTCCCGACGATGAAATTAGGCACCAGAGCACTGAAACACACCACAACCGAATTTGCTGTGTACAGAATTAACCAGATCAACAACAAGAAGTGGAGAAAGGCCATGAAGTTGTGATTGAGTCCAACGAGCCAGTACAAGGGCACTGTGAATAAAATGGCTAGAATGAGCAGAAATGGCAAGTAAACCAGTCCGTTGGCTACCGCATAGGATGACACCCTGTAGCTTCCACAAGATGTTTCCTTCATAAGTATCTCCCTCTCTTGCAAAAAGATTGGCAGGGCTTCTGTGGTGCATGATaacaaaaaagtcaaaataaatGCAAACAGACCTACCCTTTCCTGTGCTCCAACCAAATCATCTTTCAGATTGTAAAAGATCGACCCAAGGACAAGCCCGGAGATCAACATTTGGATCGTCCGGCAAGCAAAGAGCTCCTTTGTCCGGAAGATGTTCTTGGAGAATCTATGAGTTAGAATCATGGTTTCTCGCAGTCTAGAATTTGCAAATTTGAGAGGGAAACTTAAATCCATCCCAACATTGATTGTTTCTTCATCCACGACCTTGGATTGTTGAAAGAGCTGTTGGAGTGTGAACTTACCATTTCTACTCTCACCTTGACCATCTCCTTTCTTTTGTTGCGGGGTTGATTGCAACTGCGGCAGAGTTTCTTGGTGAAATTTTCGGTTCTGTTGAATGGTGTCGATGGATTCAATAGCAAATTCAACGATGTTGAAATAAAGAGGAAGCTCTAGGCCCATCAGCCTTAAGTTCACGCCAAGCTGATCCACCGTGCCATGGTGCAAGACACAGCCATTAGCCAACAACAAAATTGTATTGAACAGCTTTACAATCCGGAAGCCAGGCTGATGGATGCTGAGAATTATTGTTCTGCCACGGGTTTCCGCCATGGTCTTAAGCAAGTCAATGATTTGAAGCGCTGATGTGCTGTCCAGCCCTGAAGTCGGTTCGTCAAGAATCAACACTTTGGGATCATGTATCACGTCCACGCCGATCGAAACCCGGCGCTTTTCTCCGCCGGATATCCCGCGAACCCTGTCGTCTCCGACTCGAGCTCCGGCTACGCGGGTCAGGCCGAGCTCCTGAATCAAGGACTTCACCCTGGAGGTCAGCTCAGCCGGCGGAAGCCTTAGCCTTAGCTTTGCGCTAAACATTAAGGTTTCTTCCACAGTAAGTAAAGGGAAGAGGGTATCCTTTTGTGTGACATACCCTGATGTTTTCTTGAACTGAGCTTTGTCTACAGGCTTTTGGTTCACAAAAATGGAACCACTCTGTGGTGTGAGTTTCCCTGCTAGGATTTCCAGTAGGGACGACTTTCCGGCCCCGCTCTGACCCACAATGGCCAGAATCTCCCATGGCTTGGCTCGGCAGTTGACGCCCTTCAGGACATGGCGATCTGCTTGATGATTCTCTCGTGGCTCTTTGCTGAAGATCTGAAATGGGTGCTGCCTGTTTTGTGTATGAATCTTGTAGTTGATGCCGATTGCTTCAATCTCACACCCCTGGTTCTTCATTGAAGAAGCACTCTGTGTTTTTTTCTTCGATCTTCTCTAGTAGCTCAAGTACTTGTGCGCACtaataagaagaaagaagtgatttaattttcttcctgttcataaaaattcatatttaatCGCTGGTTTTTGGCTTCAACAACAAACTGAAAACAGTGAGTGGGTGGTTTAAAGGGGTGGACTCCAAAGACACATGTACACTTGCTCCTCGACTTTCTATGCATGGTTCACGTGAAGGTTTTGTGGCTGTTTCTGTATACGTATTTTGTCATGGGAAATTTGTATCAGTTCACGTGGCAATAACTTGTTTCTGGTTGTGAACTTTGTATGTGCCTTCCAGCTTTTAGcgacaaaaataataatctaacATGCACAATAATATGAATCTATTTTATACAGAAAGTTGTGCCCCggttattattaataaatattcagaaagataaagaatTTCTTGGAACATAATCAACATATGATGAAGTTTAACTGAAGATTATaggagttttaatttttttttcattttttattttaaaggaaGTGGCTTTTGGATAACaaatgggtatatatatatatatatatatatagagagagagagagagagagagagagagagagagagagagagagagagagagagagagagagtaatgtTTGTTGTACACTAAGTGTACCCACTTTGTACCCAACGTCCTCCtttgtattcattttttttttcaaataaaaaaaatagaaagtgcACACTTTCTGTATAACAAgcattactctctctctctctctcacacacacacacacatatattttaatCATTAGATGTTATGCAATTTCAATTaagtttctaaattttttaattttaacaattagaTCTTTAAGTTTTCCACTGATTTCCTTAGGTTATTCTCTTCACTTATCGTTCTATTGGTTCATAATGTGTTATGTCAGTCCAGTCAATCAATGTCACATGACTCTTGTTTGACATGTCATATGCCAACTGTGCGTACGACATggcacaataaatttaaattaataaataaagaatttgttttttaatgtttttacttaggatatatttgtaatttaaagtaTTTATGACACGTGACACGTATAGTTGGCATATAACATATTAAATGAGAGTCACGTGGTATTAATTGATTGATCTAATGTTTTATAATGTTAATTAATTGGACAATAAATTGACGGAAATACCTATTTAAAACTAGAGGAAAACTTAAGGACTTCATTATCTAGAAGAATTAAGTCTCTTTCTTTTGTGTGCAAAAGGTCTGAGTTCTCTTATCTCTG
The Alnus glutinosa chromosome 14, dhAlnGlut1.1, whole genome shotgun sequence genome window above contains:
- the LOC133857065 gene encoding ABC transporter G family member 5-like — translated: MKNQGCEIEAIGINYKIHTQNRQHPFQIFSKEPRENHQADRHVLKGVNCRAKPWEILAIVGQSGAGKSSLLEILAGKLTPQSGSIFVNQKPVDKAQFKKTSGYVTQKDTLFPLLTVEETLMFSAKLRLRLPPAELTSRVKSLIQELGLTRVAGARVGDDRVRGISGGEKRRVSIGVDVIHDPKVLILDEPTSGLDSTSALQIIDLLKTMAETRGRTIILSIHQPGFRIVKLFNTILLLANGCVLHHGTVDQLGVNLRLMGLELPLYFNIVEFAIESIDTIQQNRKFHQETLPQLQSTPQQKKGDGQGESRNGKFTLQQLFQQSKVVDEETINVGMDLSFPLKFANSRLRETMILTHRFSKNIFRTKELFACRTIQMLISGLVLGSIFYNLKDDLVGAQERVGLFAFILTFLLSCTTEALPIFLQEREILMKETSCGSYRVSSYAVANGLVYLPFLLILAILFTVPLYWLVGLNHNFMAFLHFLLLIWLILYTANSVVVCFSALVPNFIVGNSVISGVMGSFFLFSGYFISKQGIPSYWIFMHYISLFKYPFEGFLINEFSNSGKCLEYMFGTCEVSGEDVLREEGYGEDSRWRNVVVMVCFILVYRFISYVILRCRCSQRGLRDALV